Sequence from the Luteibacter aegosomaticola genome:
CTTCTGTTCGACGCCATACGCGATGCCGATCAACGTCGGCTCGCTCCATTTCGCACCGAAGAACACCACGCCCACCGGAAGCTCGTGGGCGAAATCGACGGGTAGGGTGATCGACGGATAGCCCGCGATGGCTGCTGGTGCCGATACGCCACCTACGGTCGGGTCGCCGCTGACGACGTGGTCGCCGAGGACAAGATCGTTGACGAACGCCGGGCCCCAGCTGGGGGCGAGCAGGGCGTCGAGGTGGTCTTTTGCCAGGGCGGCGTCGATGCCTTCAGGGCCGGCGAGGCGTTTGTTCTTCTCAACGATGGTTTTGTATTTCGGATCGTCGAGGCCGCCTTTCTGTTCGGCCATGAGGAACAGCTCCTGGCCGAACCACGGCATTTCCTGCTCTTTGTGCGCGTTGTTGAACGCGATGAGGTCGGCGAGCGTCTTCATCGGCTGGTTCGGGCGCGTGGCGAGGTAGGCGGCGATGTCGTGCTTGAACTCGTAGAGCATGACGTCGAGTTCGTTTTCGCTGAGTTCCTTGAGGTGCGGGATCTCGACGTTGTCGACGACGGTGGCGCCTTGCGCCTTCAGTAGCGCGATGGTCTTTTCGAGCGCGGCATCGGCGTTGGGCTCGATGCCTGCAAGCTGGCGGACGACGCCGATGCGCTTGCCGCGCAGGGCGTTCGAGTCGAGGTACTTCGTGTAGTCGGTGGCGTGCTTGTCGGCGTCTTTCGTGGCTGGGTCCGCGGCGTCGCTGCCGGCGATAGCGCCAAGCACGGCAGCGGCGTCGGCGACGCTGCGCGCCATGGGGCCGGCGGTGTCCTGGCTGTGCGAGATCGGAATGATGCCGGTGCGGCTGACGAGGCCGACCGTGGGCTTGATGCCGACGAGGCCGGTCATCGAGGCCGGGCAGATGATCGAGCCATCGGTTTCGCTGCCGATCGCGACCGTGGCCAGGCCGGCGGCGACCGCCGAGCCGGAGCCCGCGCTGGAGCCGCAGGCGTTGCGATCGAGCACGTACGGGTTGAGCGTGAGGCCGCCGCGACCGGTCCAGCCGCTCGTCGCGTGGTTGGAGCGGATGTTCGCCCACTCGCTCAGGTTGGCCTTGCCGAGGATGATGGCCCCGGCCTTGCGCAGCTTCGCCGCGATGGCGGAATCCTTCGGTGCCGTGGACCCCGCCAGCGCCAGCGAGCCGGCGGTGGTCTGCATGCGGTCACCGGTGTCGATATTGTCTTTGAGCAAGATCGGGATGCCGGCGAGTGGGCCTTTGCCCTTCGCCTTGCCCGCGATCGTGAGCGCATCCGGATTGGTTTCGAGTACGGCGTTGACCTTTGGCCCCGCCTTGTCGATCCGTGCAATGCGATCGAGGAAGAGTTGGGTGACGCCGGTTGGGGTGAGCTCGCCCTTGGCGTAGGCCTGCCTCAGGGTGGCGATGGAGGCGTAGGCGTCATCTTCCGTCGTATCGCGCGCCTGGGCGGCGAGCGGAAGCATGAGCGCGAGCGCGGCGGCGAGCGCGTGGCGGTGCTGCGGCATAAGGTGTCTCCCCCGAGTGTCGGCCGATGGTAGCCCAGCAGGTGAGTGCCGTGTGGCTATACTCAGGACACACCCAAGGCGGATCCCAGGGGAACCAAGCGATGCGACGTTCGTTAGGATGGCTCGTGCTGGCAGTGTTTGCTCTTACGGTCCAGGCGCAGGATTCGCCGCCGGTTCCCGATACCCTGCAGCAGCGCATCGCGGCGTGCACGAGCTGCCACGGCCCGCACGGCGAGGGCGGCGATAACGGCTTCAACCCGCGCCTGGCCGGCAAGCCGGCGGGCTACCTCGTGCGGCAGCTGCAGGATTTCCAGAAGGGCCTGCGCCATTACGAGATCATGGAGTACATGGTCGCGCCGCTCGATGAAGCGTACATGCGCGAGATCGCCGAATACTTCGCCAGCCAGGATGTACCGTACGAGAAGCATCCGACACCCGCCATGTCGCCCGCCGCGGTCGCGCGCGGCGAGCAGCTGGTGACGAAGGGCGATGCGGCGAAGGGCGTGCCGGCCTGCATGGCCTGCCACGGACCCAACCTCACCGGCGTGCAGCCGGACATCCCCGGCCTCGTCGGCCTGCCGTACGACTACATCAGTGCGCAGCTCGGCTCGTGGCGCACCAATACACGCAGCACCACCGCGCCCGACTGTATGGCCACGGTCGTCAGCCGCCTCACCGATGCCGACATCAGCGCCGTCTCGGCGTGGCTGGCCTCACGCCCCGTGCCACCCGAGGCCCACGCCGAGCCACCCGGCAGCGTCACGCCACCGCTCCACTGCGGCGTACTGGGAGGCTGACCCGATGAAGCTCGCCTTCCACCTCGCCATCCTCATCATCGCGGCCAGCTCCTGTAGGAGCGCGCTTGCGCGCGACCCCGTCACCGAAGGCCAATACCTCACGACGATAGGCGACTGCGCCTCCTGTCACACCGCCCGCAACGGCAAGCCCATGGCCGGTGGCCGTGTGGTCCCAACCCCCTTCGGCGCCGTCCCGTCACCCAACCTCACGCACGACCGTGAAACCGGCCTGGGCGACTGGACCGCTGACGATTTCTACCAGGCTCTGCACAGCGGCAAGGCGCACGACGGCACGTCGCTTTACCCGGCGTTCCCGTTTACCTCGTACACCAGGGTCACTCGCGCCGATAGCGACGCCATGTTCGCCTACCTCCGCTCGCTGCCCGCGGTACGCAACCCGAATACACCCGACACCCTGCGCTGGCCCTACCGCTGGCGGTCGCTGATGGCGACCTGGCGACTGATGTATTTCGATGAAGGCGAGTACGCCGCGGACCCGAAACAGGGTGCGCAGTGGAATCGCGGCGCCTACCTCGTCCAGGGTCTTGGCCACTGCAATGAATGCCACGCGAGCCGGAACAGCTTCGGCGCGATGAATACGGACCCGTTCCTGGCAGGCGGCCTGATCCCCGTACAGAACTGGTACGCGCCGGATCTCTCGATGGGCCCGCAAGGTGGCCTGGCGGGCTGGAGCGAAGGCGATGTGGTGGCGTTGCTGAAGACCGGTCGCTCGGCGAAGGGCAGCGCGCTCGGTCCCATGGCCGAAGTGGTGCTGAAAAGCACGCAGCACCTTACCGATGCCGATGCGGCGGCCATCGCCGTCTACCTCAAGTCACTGCCGGAACGACCGCCGGTGCAGCAGCGTGGCAACGCCGTCGATGCTGAAACCGTGGCGAAGGCGGGGCAGGGGGTGTACGCAAAACACTGCGCTGAATGCCATGGTGCAGACGGTCGCGGCAAGGGCGAGGTGTATCCCGCGCTGGACGGGAATATTTCGGTGCGTGAGCCGACGGGCATCAACGCGATTCGCGTGGTGCTATCCGGCGGCTTTGCACCCGCGACCGCGGGCAACGCACGGCCGTATTCAATGCCGCCGTTCTCGCAGGTGCTCAGCGACGATGACGCCGCCGCCGTGGTGACCTATATCCGCCACGCGTGGTCGAACCGCGCTTCATCGGTATCGCCCAACGATGTGCGCGCTTATCGCTCGACGCCGGGGACCTGACGGACTTCATCCGCCATCGCTTGCCACACCGCGAGGTTCCATGAGCCTCGCGCCTGGCCGGAGGGTGAGGGCAGTACCCAGGCGATGGCGCCACCGAACCGCTCGGCTTGCCGGCCGATCGGGATCCGCCTGTTGCCAAGCGCTGCCATGCCAGCCTGCTTGCTGGTGAAGGCGATGACGCATGGCGCGTGGCGTTCGATCTTCGAACGCAGCGTTTGTGCGTCGTACGCATCGCGCGGAAGCTGATTATCGTTACCGTGATGGAATTTCGCGACGTCCGTAAAACCGATGCCAAGGCCCGGCATCAGCGGGTATTCGGTGGGCGCGAACAGGCGTGGCGTCAGGCCCACCGCATGCACGGCGCGCCAGAACATGTTGCCGGGGTGAGCGTAATACGCGCCGTCACGCGCCGAGCGCGTACCTGCCGCCGTGCCGCAGAACACCAGGCGCAGGCCCGGTTCGAGCACGTCAGGCAGGATGTGTTGCGCGGAATCGGCATCGCTCATGCAGCCAGTTTACCGCTGCGCTCCTACAAGGGAGGCCACAACGAAGTATCGACATCCGGGGTCTTAAGGTAGGCGCCCATGAACTCCTCTGACTGGATGCCCGATATCACGCATCCGTGGACGCGTTTTGCGCTGGTGATCATCATCGCGCTGGCCGTCGCGGGTATCGTCCACCGCGCGGCGGATGTGTTTCTGCGCCGCTTCGCGATTCGCCACCCCATGGGCGCGAGCATCGTTGCCAGGGCGAATACGCCGCTCGAGGCGATCGTGCCACTGGCGATGGTGCTGCTCGCCTTCCGTGTCGCGCCGGACGAGCCGGCGCGACTGATCGATGGACTGGAGCACTTGCTGGGCGTCTGCCTGATCGGCGCCTGCACGTG
This genomic interval carries:
- a CDS encoding cytochrome c, which produces MKLAFHLAILIIAASSCRSALARDPVTEGQYLTTIGDCASCHTARNGKPMAGGRVVPTPFGAVPSPNLTHDRETGLGDWTADDFYQALHSGKAHDGTSLYPAFPFTSYTRVTRADSDAMFAYLRSLPAVRNPNTPDTLRWPYRWRSLMATWRLMYFDEGEYAADPKQGAQWNRGAYLVQGLGHCNECHASRNSFGAMNTDPFLAGGLIPVQNWYAPDLSMGPQGGLAGWSEGDVVALLKTGRSAKGSALGPMAEVVLKSTQHLTDADAAAIAVYLKSLPERPPVQQRGNAVDAETVAKAGQGVYAKHCAECHGADGRGKGEVYPALDGNISVREPTGINAIRVVLSGGFAPATAGNARPYSMPPFSQVLSDDDAAAVVTYIRHAWSNRASSVSPNDVRAYRSTPGT
- a CDS encoding mismatch-specific DNA-glycosylase: MSDADSAQHILPDVLEPGLRLVFCGTAAGTRSARDGAYYAHPGNMFWRAVHAVGLTPRLFAPTEYPLMPGLGIGFTDVAKFHHGNDNQLPRDAYDAQTLRSKIERHAPCVIAFTSKQAGMAALGNRRIPIGRQAERFGGAIAWVLPSPSGQARGSWNLAVWQAMADEVRQVPGVER
- a CDS encoding amidase, with the translated sequence MPQHRHALAAALALMLPLAAQARDTTEDDAYASIATLRQAYAKGELTPTGVTQLFLDRIARIDKAGPKVNAVLETNPDALTIAGKAKGKGPLAGIPILLKDNIDTGDRMQTTAGSLALAGSTAPKDSAIAAKLRKAGAIILGKANLSEWANIRSNHATSGWTGRGGLTLNPYVLDRNACGSSAGSGSAVAAGLATVAIGSETDGSIICPASMTGLVGIKPTVGLVSRTGIIPISHSQDTAGPMARSVADAAAVLGAIAGSDAADPATKDADKHATDYTKYLDSNALRGKRIGVVRQLAGIEPNADAALEKTIALLKAQGATVVDNVEIPHLKELSENELDVMLYEFKHDIAAYLATRPNQPMKTLADLIAFNNAHKEQEMPWFGQELFLMAEQKGGLDDPKYKTIVEKNKRLAGPEGIDAALAKDHLDALLAPSWGPAFVNDLVLGDHVVSGDPTVGGVSAPAAIAGYPSITLPVDFAHELPVGVVFFGAKWSEPTLIGIAYGVEQKANAFRRPKFLATLPVR
- a CDS encoding c-type cytochrome, encoding MRRSLGWLVLAVFALTVQAQDSPPVPDTLQQRIAACTSCHGPHGEGGDNGFNPRLAGKPAGYLVRQLQDFQKGLRHYEIMEYMVAPLDEAYMREIAEYFASQDVPYEKHPTPAMSPAAVARGEQLVTKGDAAKGVPACMACHGPNLTGVQPDIPGLVGLPYDYISAQLGSWRTNTRSTTAPDCMATVVSRLTDADISAVSAWLASRPVPPEAHAEPPGSVTPPLHCGVLGG